GATCGATCAAAAAACGCCCATGTGCCTTGTCGATTGCCAGGAAGCGCTGGAGACCTACATCGATCAATCTCACTTCCATGAAAATCAGATTGAAGGTTTGTTCAGTGTTTTTAGTTTGATTTTTTCTCAGAATCTTTCCTGTTTCGATGAGCCGCTGCTCGAAGAACTAACGTTATTTGAACAGAGCTGTCACGAGTTTGATTTCTCGCAGGATTTACTGCTCTACTGGAAAGGCATACTACTCAAGCGCATGAAAAAGTACAGCCAGGCTTACGGTCACTTTAAAAAATTACAACATCTTTTTTCCCGCTCTTCCCTGCTGCCTTCCGCTTTGTTCGAAAGCTCGTTTATCGCCTATCGACATCTGAAGCGATTTACGCAGGCGCGCGACGGGTTCGTCCGACTCATCAATCACTTTCCGGACGACAGGCACAGTCCGCTGGCCCAATTTTATCTGGCGGAACTTTACGCCGAGAGTCTCGATTCATTAAACGCCGGCATTGACAATTATCGTCTTTTTTTAGACGCCTTTCCGCAGCATCCTTTACACGCGCAGGCCTTTAAACGCCTTACCTTTTTGTATTTAAAAGCGCAGCGATACGAAGAGGCCATCACGCTGATCGGATTAAATCTGAACCGCCATGCGGGGGATTCCAGCATGGTTGCGCTGGTGGATTCCATGGCCAATGTTTTTGAAAATACTTTCCAGAAATACGAGATGGCCGCCCGCTGTTATGTTTTGCTGGCCTCGCAGCTGCCGCCCGGCGAAAAGACGCCGTACTATTTGTACCGCGCCGCCAGAATTTATTACAAAAAGATGAAAGATCGAGCGCGCGCCGAAGATATCTGCAATCGTCTAACAGCAAACTTTGCGGACACGCCCTATGCAGAAAAGTGTAAGCTGCTTTTAAAACAACCGATCAAGAAATAGATGAACGGAAATGCGATGTACGTTTCCCAGTTCAGAAGCGTAATTGGTAAAGGCATAATCAAACGAAATTTTGGGGATGTTCAAACCGACGCCCGTATTAAAACGCTGTAAATCATCCAGGCCAAGGCGCATGCTGATTAGCTTTTTGTAGTTGACTTCCAGCCCCCAAAAAGAATCCACACTTAGCGGCCCCACGTTGAATTGGGCGGCGTAATCCCGGTTCTCCAACAGAAGCTGAAAATCGGCCGCAGGTTGCAGAATTAGCCCCAGACTCTGCCAGTCCAGCAAGTAACTCAGTCCCAGACGCAGCGAAGGCGCGATAAACTCTTTTTCGTTGGTGCTCCAGGCGATCATGGTTGTGGTGGCATCGCGCAAAATGGCGCCGATGGTTAGCCTATTGGTAAGGGCGTATTGCAAGCCCAGATCAAAGCCCAGGCCCAGCGCATTTTCGATGTTAAAATCGCGGTAAATCATTTTGGCGTTCAAGCCAATCGCCAGTCGTTCGCTGCGTTTGCGGGCAAGGGAAAGAAACAGGCTGTAGTCGCCGGTGTTAAACGTTTTGATCTTAGAATAGTCGACTTTGTTATCGGCTTCGTTAAAGGCCTGCCGACTGTCTTTGATGCCGTTGACCGTAAAATAGACCAGCGACAGTCCAAGCGTTGTGTTTTCATCAAGAGGATGGGAAAGGCCAATGTAATCGTGCTGGATGCTGCTGATAAATTGTTTGCCGTGCGTGAATTGCATTTGAAAGCCCGCAGCATTAATCAAACCGGCGGGATTCCAATAACTGGCGGCCACATCGTTAACCATGGCCACGCCAGCCCCGCCCATGGCAGAAATCCGACTGCCGGCGCCAATGGCCAGGAACTCTCCCGCGTACTTTTTGAATCCGCCGGCAAAACTCGTTTGAACCGTAAGTAACGCTAAAATCAGCGCCAAAAACAATTTATTTTTGTTCATCTTTACATCCTTAAATTTATTAGCCTAATGCCAGTAAAAATGCCGTTGCCAGAGGAATCACCAGATTATCGTCCATGTTCATGGGCAACA
This sequence is a window from Caldithrix abyssi DSM 13497. Protein-coding genes within it:
- a CDS encoding tetratricopeptide repeat protein — translated: MYRKIFIVLAALLLVSTALKAQNKNDFLNEQLAFLQQMYFENQDHADDDFLVEQFELFLKKHPFYRQNDQILWMYGNLLENKKQIARALFQYLKLGVLFPNSALATEARNRIHQLIDQKTPMCLVDCQEALETYIDQSHFHENQIEGLFSVFSLIFSQNLSCFDEPLLEELTLFEQSCHEFDFSQDLLLYWKGILLKRMKKYSQAYGHFKKLQHLFSRSSLLPSALFESSFIAYRHLKRFTQARDGFVRLINHFPDDRHSPLAQFYLAELYAESLDSLNAGIDNYRLFLDAFPQHPLHAQAFKRLTFLYLKAQRYEEAITLIGLNLNRHAGDSSMVALVDSMANVFENTFQKYEMAARCYVLLASQLPPGEKTPYYLYRAARIYYKKMKDRARAEDICNRLTANFADTPYAEKCKLLLKQPIKK
- a CDS encoding PorV/PorQ family protein — protein: MNKNKLFLALILALLTVQTSFAGGFKKYAGEFLAIGAGSRISAMGGAGVAMVNDVAASYWNPAGLINAAGFQMQFTHGKQFISSIQHDYIGLSHPLDENTTLGLSLVYFTVNGIKDSRQAFNEADNKVDYSKIKTFNTGDYSLFLSLARKRSERLAIGLNAKMIYRDFNIENALGLGFDLGLQYALTNRLTIGAILRDATTTMIAWSTNEKEFIAPSLRLGLSYLLDWQSLGLILQPAADFQLLLENRDYAAQFNVGPLSVDSFWGLEVNYKKLISMRLGLDDLQRFNTGVGLNIPKISFDYAFTNYASELGNVHRISVHLFLDRLF